The following coding sequences are from one Lysinibacillus sp. FSL W8-0992 window:
- a CDS encoding FHA domain-containing protein, whose amino-acid sequence MSLIRCTNGHMFSSRRHRNVCPYCNVMVEQETRITSTATAVAEVDDKTMPYLGEMDGIDPVTGWLVCIEGPPMGRDYRILSEKNFIGRAEDMHIRIIGDNSISKRNHAVIVYDPKKRNFYLLPGDASGLAYLNNEAVYTPTELAAYDVIQLGTSMFLFIPLCGVHFEWENNQSGE is encoded by the coding sequence ATGAGTTTGATTAGATGTACGAATGGTCACATGTTTAGTTCGAGAAGACATAGAAATGTTTGTCCCTATTGTAATGTCATGGTAGAGCAAGAAACAAGAATAACGAGTACGGCTACGGCTGTTGCAGAAGTAGACGATAAAACGATGCCCTATCTTGGGGAAATGGATGGGATTGATCCTGTAACAGGATGGTTAGTTTGCATTGAAGGTCCTCCAATGGGACGAGATTATCGAATTTTATCTGAAAAGAACTTTATCGGACGAGCAGAAGATATGCATATCCGCATCATTGGCGATAATAGCATTTCAAAACGCAATCATGCAGTCATTGTATATGATCCTAAAAAAAGAAACTTTTATTTGTTACCAGGAGATGCATCAGGTTTAGCTTATCTAAATAATGAAGCGGTTTATACACCAACAGAATTAGCAGCATACGATGTTATCCAACTAGGTACAAGTATGTTTTTATTTATTCCTTTATGTGGTGTTCATTTTGAATGGGAAAACAACCAAAGCGGGGAATGA
- a CDS encoding PP2C family protein-serine/threonine phosphatase, with product MDQTLLSYMIVLAFIIVIIALLVLRKILMQKKETSKIAIGNGQTIGRRDEQDDYFSTVETTVGTMAVLADGISGLANGRMASTVAVTTFIHKFMKLTSIANIQSYFKETALTSNGMILENLNGSNGGTTLVAAVIDEHGYLHWGAVGDSIISIFRNGEFIAINQKHIFESVLKERYISGEISQLEVQENPLKKRLINYLGYEGFKNLDTGEKPIQLRNGDKVCLFSDGVYDTLTEVEMEKMLSQHAPPYDIAQNIIKAVEQKRLKNQDNATIVILEKIW from the coding sequence ATGGATCAGACACTACTATCATACATGATTGTACTTGCTTTCATCATTGTTATCATCGCTTTGCTCGTATTGCGCAAAATACTGATGCAAAAAAAAGAAACGAGCAAGATTGCAATAGGAAATGGGCAAACGATTGGCAGACGAGACGAACAGGATGATTATTTTTCGACTGTGGAAACAACGGTTGGCACGATGGCCGTTCTTGCTGATGGCATCAGTGGATTAGCAAATGGCAGAATGGCCAGTACGGTTGCGGTTACGACATTTATTCATAAATTTATGAAGCTTACTAGTATAGCGAATATCCAGTCCTATTTTAAGGAAACCGCTTTAACAAGCAATGGAATGATCCTAGAAAATTTAAATGGTTCTAATGGCGGAACTACATTAGTAGCAGCCGTTATTGATGAGCATGGTTACTTACATTGGGGAGCTGTTGGAGATAGCATTATTTCGATATTTCGAAATGGCGAATTCATCGCAATCAATCAAAAGCATATTTTTGAATCGGTATTAAAGGAACGCTATATTTCAGGAGAAATTTCTCAGCTAGAGGTGCAAGAAAACCCACTGAAAAAGAGACTGATTAACTATTTAGGATATGAAGGGTTCAAAAATCTAGATACTGGGGAGAAACCTATCCAGCTAAGAAATGGTGACAAGGTCTGTCTATTTAGTGATGGTGTCTACGATACTTTAACAGAAGTAGAAATGGAAAAAATGCTCTCTCAGCATGCCCCTCCCTATGATATAGCTCAAAATATTATTAAAGCTGTTGAACAAAAGCGTTTAAAAAATCAAGACAATGCAACAATCGTGATTTTAGAAAAAATATGGTAA